One region of Flavobacterium pisciphilum genomic DNA includes:
- a CDS encoding DUF3857 domain-containing protein — MRFWSLVMVVFLFFKISIINAQSYDLGKVTVAELKEKVNPKDTTAPAAILFKKGRTFYTFTKDKGFFANHVYEFKIKIYKKEGLRWADQKVRFYIGYENLNEDRLEFSNAVTYNLENGSIVKNKLDNQGTFKKKVNKYWSEKIITLPNVKVGSIIEYKYILKSENIVKLPDFDYQYDIPVNYFEYKTDIPEYYIYKAILTGGHKIETDSKLTNVRQSFDDDYSKTTLISYNQISAFYRGNDIPALTQEPYVDNIENYKGSIQHELERVRYPDQPVKDYAMTWEGVATSIFKNEKFGKELKENSFLLEDVKKLLTNVESLEERLNIIFKFVQNKMNWNEVRDCYTDKGVIKAYADQTGNIAEINFILINMLKLAGIDVSPVLVSTIENGVPVYPTRIGFNYVIAAAQIDGKQIFLDAAHKFTYPGVLPLNVLNWEGRLIKDDGTSNEVNLMPTTKSGVLTNLMVKVDNLGKIEGKIRIQRTDYEAYRFRVENANSNQENYLEKLEGRLGDLRISDYTIENKKTNFQDPVIETFSLVSDNQVDIIGGKIFIEPLLFFTRSKNPFNQEVRQMPIYFGYPTQEKINLNIEIPEGYVVESLPIPIRISLENKEIVYLLNISSEGNKIKISSLKEINNSIFAAEKYSGLKAFFQKITTSQNEKIVLKRI, encoded by the coding sequence ATGAGGTTTTGGAGTTTAGTAATGGTTGTTTTTTTATTTTTTAAAATTTCAATAATCAATGCTCAAAGTTATGATTTAGGGAAAGTTACTGTTGCAGAATTAAAAGAGAAAGTAAATCCAAAAGATACAACAGCTCCAGCTGCAATTTTGTTTAAAAAAGGAAGAACATTTTATACTTTTACTAAAGACAAGGGGTTTTTTGCCAATCATGTTTATGAATTTAAAATTAAAATTTATAAAAAAGAGGGACTAAGATGGGCTGATCAAAAAGTGCGTTTTTATATTGGCTATGAAAATTTGAATGAGGATAGATTAGAGTTTTCTAATGCGGTAACGTATAATTTAGAAAATGGATCTATTGTAAAAAACAAATTGGACAATCAAGGCACATTTAAGAAGAAAGTAAATAAATATTGGAGTGAAAAAATAATAACACTACCAAATGTAAAAGTGGGCTCTATTATTGAGTACAAGTATATTCTTAAATCTGAAAATATTGTAAAATTACCAGATTTTGATTATCAATATGATATTCCTGTAAACTATTTTGAATATAAGACAGATATTCCAGAATACTATATTTATAAGGCAATTTTGACTGGTGGACATAAAATTGAAACAGATTCAAAATTAACTAATGTAAGGCAGTCATTTGATGATGATTATAGTAAAACAACTTTAATTTCGTATAATCAAATTAGTGCTTTTTACAGAGGAAACGATATTCCAGCTTTAACACAAGAACCTTATGTAGATAATATTGAGAATTATAAAGGTTCTATTCAGCATGAATTAGAAAGGGTTCGTTATCCAGATCAGCCTGTAAAAGATTATGCAATGACATGGGAAGGTGTAGCGACGAGTATTTTTAAAAATGAGAAGTTTGGGAAAGAATTAAAAGAAAATAGTTTTCTTTTAGAAGATGTCAAAAAACTACTAACTAATGTTGAGTCTCTAGAGGAGAGGTTGAATATCATCTTTAAATTTGTTCAGAACAAAATGAATTGGAACGAAGTTAGGGATTGTTACACTGATAAAGGTGTGATAAAGGCTTATGCGGATCAAACAGGAAATATAGCCGAGATCAACTTTATTTTAATTAATATGCTCAAATTGGCTGGTATTGATGTAAGCCCTGTTTTAGTAAGTACAATAGAAAACGGAGTACCAGTTTATCCCACAAGAATAGGTTTTAATTATGTAATAGCTGCTGCTCAGATTGATGGGAAACAAATATTTTTAGATGCAGCTCATAAATTTACTTATCCTGGTGTTTTGCCTTTAAATGTTCTCAATTGGGAAGGAAGGTTGATTAAAGATGATGGAACTTCAAATGAGGTTAATTTAATGCCGACAACAAAATCAGGAGTGCTTACAAATTTGATGGTTAAAGTTGATAATCTTGGTAAAATAGAAGGTAAAATTAGAATTCAAAGAACCGATTATGAAGCATATCGTTTTAGAGTTGAAAATGCCAATAGTAATCAGGAAAATTATCTCGAAAAATTGGAAGGCCGATTGGGTGATTTGAGAATTTCAGATTATACGATTGAGAATAAGAAAACAAATTTTCAAGATCCTGTAATAGAAACATTCTCATTGGTTTCAGACAATCAAGTAGATATTATTGGAGGAAAGATTTTTATAGAACCTTTGTTGTTTTTTACAAGATCCAAAAATCCTTTTAATCAGGAAGTAAGGCAAATGCCCATTTATTTTGGATATCCAACTCAAGAAAAAATTAATTTAAATATAGAAATCCCCGAAGGTTATGTAGTTGAATCATTGCCAATTCCTATTCGAATTTCGTTAGAGAATAAAGAAATAGTTTATCTTTTAAATATATCAAGTGAAGGAAACAAAATTAAAATAAGTAGTTTAAAAGAAATTAACAATAGTATTTTTGCTGCTGAGAAATATAGCGGATTAAAAGCTTTTTTTCAAAAAATAACTACTAGTCAAAATGAAAAAATAGTTTTAAAAAGAATATAA
- a CDS encoding nucleotide pyrophosphohydrolase encodes MDLKNAQLDVDTWIKEHGVRYFNELTNMAQLTEEVGEVARIIARRYGEQSEKESDKNKDLGEELADVVFVVLCLANQTGIDLQAAFDKKMDLKSIRDKDRHKNNDKLK; translated from the coding sequence ATGGATTTAAAAAATGCCCAACTAGATGTTGATACTTGGATAAAAGAACACGGAGTTCGATATTTTAACGAATTAACAAATATGGCACAGCTTACAGAAGAAGTAGGTGAGGTAGCCAGAATTATTGCTCGCAGATATGGCGAACAATCGGAAAAAGAAAGCGATAAGAATAAAGATCTTGGAGAAGAATTAGCCGATGTTGTTTTTGTGGTTTTGTGTTTAGCTAACCAAACAGGAATTGATCTTCAGGCTGCTTTTGATAAAAAAATGGATTTGAAGTCGATTCGTGATAAAGATCGTCATAAAAACAACGATAAATTAAAATAA
- the aroA gene encoding 3-phosphoshikimate 1-carboxyvinyltransferase, with translation MNLLLKTSQANLQGQIAVTGSKSETNRLLLLQALFPNISLANTSNSDDSEVMQKALVGNEEIVDIHHAGTAMRFLTAYFAVKEGREVVMTGSSRMQERPIKILVEALAQLGVEISYLKDEGYPPIRIKGKKITASKVTLAANVSSQYISALLLVAPKLENGLELTLEGEITSIPYIKMTLALLNDLEIKTSFEGNVIKVYPKAEVTAKEMVVESDWSSASYFFSLVALADTASITLSSYKENSLQGDSALVSLYEKMGVQTTFQDNKMTLVKQPGFKFETVNFELNNTPDIAQTIVVTCLGLGIGCHLTGLHTLKIKETDRLEALRIELTKLGANISVTNDSLTLIATNEINSNIKIATYNDHRMAMAFAPLALKVPIIIEDAGVVSKSYPDFWKDLTNLGFETAEIVA, from the coding sequence ATGAATTTACTATTAAAAACATCTCAAGCTAATTTACAAGGACAAATTGCAGTAACTGGCTCAAAAAGCGAAACCAATAGATTATTATTGTTACAAGCGTTGTTTCCAAATATTAGTTTGGCAAACACATCAAACTCTGATGATAGTGAAGTAATGCAAAAAGCATTAGTTGGTAATGAAGAAATAGTAGATATTCATCATGCAGGAACAGCCATGCGTTTTTTAACAGCTTATTTTGCAGTTAAAGAAGGTAGAGAAGTTGTAATGACGGGTTCAAGCAGGATGCAAGAACGTCCGATTAAGATTCTTGTTGAAGCTTTGGCTCAGTTAGGAGTAGAAATTTCATATTTAAAAGATGAAGGATATCCTCCGATTCGTATCAAAGGAAAGAAAATAACAGCTTCAAAAGTTACATTAGCTGCTAATGTGAGTAGCCAATATATCTCGGCATTACTACTTGTAGCACCTAAGTTAGAAAATGGTCTAGAGTTGACATTAGAAGGAGAAATCACTTCTATTCCTTATATTAAAATGACTTTGGCATTGCTTAACGATTTAGAAATCAAAACTAGTTTTGAAGGAAACGTAATCAAAGTATATCCAAAGGCAGAAGTGACTGCAAAAGAAATGGTTGTAGAGTCTGATTGGAGTTCGGCTTCTTACTTTTTTAGTTTGGTGGCTCTTGCAGATACAGCATCAATCACACTTAGTAGTTACAAAGAAAATAGTTTGCAAGGAGATTCAGCATTAGTATCGCTTTATGAGAAAATGGGAGTTCAAACTACATTTCAAGATAACAAGATGACTTTGGTTAAACAACCAGGTTTTAAATTTGAAACTGTAAATTTTGAGTTGAACAACACTCCAGATATTGCACAAACTATTGTGGTTACTTGTCTTGGTTTAGGAATAGGCTGTCATTTAACAGGTTTACACACTCTAAAAATCAAAGAGACAGATAGATTGGAAGCTTTAAGAATTGAACTAACTAAATTGGGAGCTAATATTTCGGTTACTAACGATAGTTTAACACTTATTGCTACAAACGAGATTAATTCAAATATAAAAATTGCTACTTATAACGATCATCGTATGGCAATGGCATTTGCTCCGTTAGCATTAAAAGTGCCAATAATTATAGAAGATGCAGGGGTAGTTTCTAAATCGTATCCAGATTTTTGGAAAGATTTAACAAATTTAGGTTTTGAGACAGCAGAAATAGTTGCGTAA
- the queA gene encoding tRNA preQ1(34) S-adenosylmethionine ribosyltransferase-isomerase QueA yields the protein MKLSHFQFNLPKELLAEFPAENRDESRLMVIDRKKQTIEHKMFKDVINYFDDGDVLILNNTKVFPARLYGNKEKTGARIEVFLLRELNSEQRLWDVLVDPARKIRIGNKLYFGDDDSLVAEVIDNTTSRGRTLRFLYDGSYEEFRNKLTELGETPIPKYISREVTPEDAERYQTIYAKEEGAVAAPTAGLHFSKHLLKKLEIKGVNFAEVTLHVGLGTFNPVEVEDLSKHKMDSEELIITPEACEIVNNAKSKKKRICAVGTTSMRAIESSVSSQNTLNPFEGWTNKFIFPPHDFSIANCMITNFHTPKSTLLMMISAFCGHDLMKRAYDEAIKEGYKFYSYGDAMLII from the coding sequence ATGAAATTATCTCATTTTCAATTTAATTTACCAAAAGAACTTTTAGCTGAATTTCCAGCTGAAAACAGAGATGAGTCTCGTTTGATGGTAATTGATCGTAAAAAACAAACTATAGAGCACAAAATGTTCAAAGATGTAATCAATTACTTTGATGATGGTGATGTTCTTATTTTAAATAATACTAAAGTTTTTCCTGCTCGTTTGTATGGAAACAAAGAAAAAACTGGAGCAAGAATTGAAGTTTTCTTATTGAGAGAATTAAATTCAGAGCAACGTCTTTGGGATGTTTTGGTTGATCCAGCTCGTAAAATCCGTATTGGAAATAAATTATACTTTGGTGATGACGATTCGTTAGTTGCTGAGGTTATAGATAACACTACTTCTCGTGGTAGAACATTACGTTTCCTTTATGATGGTTCTTACGAAGAATTCAGAAATAAATTAACAGAACTTGGAGAAACTCCAATTCCTAAATATATCAGTAGAGAGGTAACTCCAGAAGATGCTGAAAGATACCAAACGATATATGCTAAAGAAGAAGGAGCTGTTGCAGCACCAACTGCTGGATTGCATTTCTCTAAACACCTTTTGAAAAAATTAGAAATTAAAGGAGTAAACTTTGCTGAAGTAACACTTCACGTAGGTTTAGGAACTTTTAATCCTGTTGAGGTTGAAGATTTATCAAAACACAAAATGGATTCTGAAGAGTTAATTATTACTCCAGAAGCTTGTGAGATTGTAAACAATGCAAAATCAAAAAAGAAACGTATTTGTGCTGTAGGAACAACTTCAATGCGTGCTATTGAAAGTTCTGTTTCATCACAAAACACATTAAATCCTTTTGAAGGTTGGACAAATAAATTTATTTTCCCTCCTCATGATTTTAGTATTGCAAACTGTATGATTACAAATTTCCATACTCCAAAATCAACATTGTTAATGATGATTTCAGCGTTTTGTGGACATGATTTAATGAAAAGAGCGTATGACGAAGCTATAAAAGAAGGATACAAATTCTACTCTTATGGTGATGCAATGCTTATCATCTAA
- a CDS encoding SIMPL domain-containing protein, with translation MLKHHLNITIISLAIIISAYLFSNAFQNRNKNNDTISVTGLGKTDFVSDLIVWSGTFSKNSFTLKEAYASLDNDRDKIKAYLTSKGIQSSEIVFSAVNFNKDFDTSYNENGTPKQQVFTGFTLTQSVTIQSKEVNKIEDISRQSSELINSGIEFYSNPPEYYYTKLAELKIKMIAEATKDASSRAKSIAENADASLGKLKKSDMGVFQIIAQNSSEDFSYGGSFNTTSKNKTANITVKLVYQVN, from the coding sequence ATGTTAAAACACCATTTAAATATTACTATCATTTCGTTAGCAATTATTATCTCTGCCTATTTATTTTCAAACGCATTTCAGAATAGAAATAAAAATAATGACACCATTAGCGTTACTGGTTTAGGAAAAACAGATTTCGTTTCAGATTTAATTGTTTGGAGCGGTACATTTTCTAAAAACAGCTTTACCCTAAAAGAAGCTTATGCCTCATTGGACAACGATAGAGACAAAATAAAAGCTTACTTAACCAGTAAGGGGATTCAATCTTCTGAAATCGTTTTTTCAGCTGTCAACTTCAATAAAGATTTTGACACTTCTTACAATGAAAACGGAACTCCAAAACAACAAGTTTTCACAGGATTCACATTAACACAAAGTGTAACTATCCAATCTAAAGAAGTAAATAAAATTGAAGATATTTCTAGACAATCTAGTGAGCTAATAAATTCTGGAATTGAATTCTATTCTAATCCTCCTGAATACTACTACACCAAGCTGGCTGAACTTAAAATAAAAATGATTGCAGAGGCGACTAAAGATGCTTCTTCTAGAGCCAAAAGTATTGCCGAAAATGCAGATGCTTCTTTAGGAAAATTAAAGAAATCTGATATGGGGGTTTTTCAAATAATAGCACAAAATTCATCTGAAGATTTTTCTTATGGAGGGTCATTTAATACAACTTCCAAAAACAAAACTGCTAATATTACTGTAAAACTAGTTTATCAAGTTAATTAG
- the kynU gene encoding kynureninase: MTFENTREFAQKLDSEDVLHKYQDEFIFPEVNNKKVIYFTGNSLGLQPKRTKSYVDEVMTDWANLAVEGHFYAEKPWWDYQERFAKPLSKIVGALPSEVTVMNTLTVNLHLLMVSFYRPTATRYKIICEEKAFPSDQYMFQSQVHFHGYKTEDAIVEIKRREGEHNIRLEDVLAKIEEVGEELALVLIGGVNYYTGQVFDMKTITAAGHKVGAKVGWDLAHAAGNIKLELHDWDVDFAAWCSYKYMNSGPGNASGCFVHEKHHNNSDLPRFAGWWGHNKERRFKMEPNFDPVHGADGWQISNLPVLSLAPYLASVEMFDEVGMDTLIVKRDKITAYLEFILHEIDKEVKGNFEVITPTEPKERASQLSVFLHGEGRSLFDYLMKNGVITDWREPNVIRLAPVPLYCSFEDMYDFGQILKKGILE; encoded by the coding sequence ATGACTTTCGAAAACACCCGTGAATTTGCACAAAAGCTTGATTCAGAAGATGTATTACATAAATATCAGGACGAATTTATTTTTCCTGAAGTGAATAATAAAAAGGTTATTTATTTTACTGGAAATTCTTTAGGATTACAGCCTAAACGTACAAAATCATACGTTGATGAAGTAATGACGGATTGGGCAAATCTAGCCGTTGAAGGACATTTTTATGCCGAAAAACCATGGTGGGATTATCAAGAGCGTTTCGCTAAACCACTTAGTAAAATTGTGGGAGCTTTGCCAAGCGAAGTCACTGTGATGAATACATTAACAGTTAACCTTCATTTATTGATGGTTTCTTTTTATAGACCTACAGCAACAAGATATAAGATCATTTGTGAAGAAAAAGCATTTCCTTCAGATCAATACATGTTTCAGAGTCAAGTACATTTTCATGGTTATAAAACCGAAGATGCTATTGTGGAAATTAAACGTCGTGAGGGAGAACATAATATCCGCTTAGAAGATGTTCTGGCAAAGATCGAAGAAGTTGGTGAAGAGTTGGCTTTGGTATTAATTGGTGGAGTAAATTATTATACAGGACAAGTCTTCGATATGAAGACAATTACTGCGGCTGGACATAAAGTAGGAGCCAAGGTAGGTTGGGATTTAGCTCACGCTGCAGGAAATATAAAATTAGAATTGCACGATTGGGATGTTGATTTTGCAGCTTGGTGTAGTTATAAATACATGAATTCAGGGCCAGGAAATGCATCTGGTTGTTTTGTGCATGAAAAGCATCACAACAATTCAGATCTGCCTCGTTTTGCAGGCTGGTGGGGTCACAATAAAGAACGCCGTTTTAAAATGGAACCTAATTTTGACCCAGTTCATGGAGCCGATGGTTGGCAGATTAGTAATTTACCAGTACTTTCTTTAGCACCTTATCTGGCATCAGTAGAAATGTTTGATGAAGTAGGTATGGATACTTTAATAGTAAAAAGAGATAAGATAACAGCTTATCTTGAATTTATTCTTCATGAAATAGACAAGGAAGTAAAGGGGAATTTTGAAGTTATTACACCAACAGAGCCTAAAGAAAGAGCATCGCAATTATCAGTTTTTTTACACGGTGAAGGGCGTAGTTTATTTGATTATTTAATGAAAAATGGTGTTATTACAGATTGGCGTGAGCCTAACGTTATTCGTTTAGCCCCAGTTCCGTTGTACTGTTCTTTTGAAGATATGTATGATTTTGGACAAATTCTTAAAAAAGGAATTTTAGAATAA
- a CDS encoding glycine zipper family protein, which produces MKTLYLIVLSFAIFSCQNQGKMDIQKAKQASIDSMKIEMNKQMVIDSMKTEMAKVQEEKEKEKIQAEAVPQKVVVVNQQAPAAVTPKKKGWSSTAKGAVIGAGVGAVTGAIVSKKKGEGAIIGGLAGAGVGAGTGAIIDGRKKKE; this is translated from the coding sequence ATGAAAACATTATATTTAATAGTACTTTCTTTTGCTATTTTTTCTTGTCAAAATCAAGGAAAAATGGATATCCAAAAGGCAAAACAAGCCAGTATTGATTCAATGAAAATCGAAATGAATAAACAAATGGTTATTGATTCGATGAAAACTGAAATGGCAAAAGTTCAGGAAGAGAAAGAAAAAGAGAAAATTCAAGCGGAAGCAGTACCTCAAAAAGTAGTTGTTGTAAATCAGCAAGCGCCGGCAGCAGTTACACCGAAGAAAAAAGGATGGAGCTCAACTGCAAAAGGAGCTGTAATTGGTGCTGGAGTTGGAGCAGTTACAGGAGCAATTGTTAGTAAGAAGAAAGGCGAAGGCGCAATAATAGGAGGATTGGCAGGTGCAGGTGTAGGTGCGGGAACTGGAGCAATAATAGATGGAAGAAAGAAAAAAGAATAG
- a CDS encoding DUF748 domain-containing protein — translation MSLNKKITIGIFSFLTLLLLINSGLNFWVKKQLPKIIQDNNTTPYQITYEDIKIDLWSADIYASNIAINPKNAPKDSATKIGIYSKIKTVAITDFSIWNLIFNDVLHAKSITIDHARVILYKKDENAIDNSNSIRTQVIEPFQKIIVVSNIYLNKASLDIMSTQTNKPILYTRNIAIVLEEIIINETTLKQKIPFSFQKYALNCDSIYYKPNPFYTINASQITTNNHSLKIKNFSYIPLYTRHQFVQKIAKEKDIFTIKATDININSMDWGFKNNVFFFNANSIVFDDLNANIYRNKLPEDDVSKKPLYNTLLRKIPFPLKIDTLSIQNSKLVYEEEINFQKGPAILNFGRFNLNATNIQSGYGLKKAADLDIKINCLFMKNSPLKVHWTLNVLDKNDGFHIKGSISKFDVQAMYAFTKPYTNTSFKGTFDDYRFDITGNDKRATGNASLEYKDLKVTLYKKKNPEKEAKLKSSIANLILKKDSDNEAKKAKIELERIQEKSFYNFLWRSIAESLKKILI, via the coding sequence ATGTCTTTAAATAAAAAAATAACCATAGGAATCTTTTCATTTCTAACCCTCTTGTTATTAATAAATTCAGGATTAAATTTTTGGGTAAAAAAACAGCTGCCTAAAATCATCCAAGACAACAATACAACTCCTTATCAAATCACTTACGAAGATATTAAAATTGACCTTTGGTCTGCAGATATCTATGCATCTAATATTGCTATCAATCCTAAGAATGCTCCTAAAGATAGTGCAACTAAAATTGGAATCTATTCTAAAATTAAAACCGTTGCCATAACTGATTTTAGCATTTGGAATCTAATTTTTAACGATGTCCTACATGCCAAAAGCATTACAATTGATCATGCCCGTGTGATTTTGTACAAAAAAGATGAAAATGCTATTGACAACAGCAACAGCATCCGTACACAAGTAATTGAGCCGTTCCAAAAAATCATTGTTGTTTCTAACATTTATCTTAATAAAGCAAGTTTAGATATCATGTCTACCCAAACAAACAAGCCTATTTTATACACTCGAAATATCGCAATTGTATTAGAAGAAATTATTATCAATGAAACAACTCTTAAACAAAAGATTCCTTTTTCATTTCAGAAATATGCACTTAATTGTGACAGTATCTATTATAAGCCCAATCCTTTTTACACAATCAATGCTTCACAAATAACAACCAATAATCATTCTTTAAAAATAAAAAACTTTAGTTACATCCCTTTATATACCCGTCATCAATTTGTACAAAAAATAGCCAAAGAGAAAGACATTTTTACCATTAAAGCTACTGATATAAACATCAATTCTATGGATTGGGGATTCAAGAACAATGTGTTCTTCTTTAATGCAAATTCAATTGTTTTTGATGATTTAAATGCAAATATCTATCGAAATAAATTACCTGAAGATGATGTAAGCAAAAAACCACTATATAATACTTTGTTACGAAAAATTCCATTCCCTTTAAAAATTGACACGCTCTCTATCCAAAATTCAAAACTAGTTTATGAAGAAGAAATCAATTTTCAGAAAGGTCCTGCAATATTAAATTTTGGGCGTTTTAATCTAAATGCAACAAATATCCAGAGTGGTTATGGATTAAAAAAAGCCGCTGATTTAGACATCAAAATCAACTGTCTTTTTATGAAAAATTCTCCATTAAAAGTACATTGGACATTAAATGTACTAGACAAAAATGATGGATTTCATATAAAAGGAAGCATTTCAAAATTTGATGTTCAAGCAATGTATGCTTTTACAAAACCGTATACTAACACTTCATTCAAGGGTACTTTTGATGATTATCGTTTTGACATTACCGGGAACGATAAAAGGGCTACAGGAAATGCTAGTTTAGAATATAAAGACTTAAAAGTTACACTATACAAAAAGAAAAACCCTGAAAAAGAAGCAAAATTAAAAAGCTCAATAGCTAATTTAATCCTTAAAAAAGACTCTGATAATGAAGCTAAAAAGGCAAAAATAGAACTGGAACGAATTCAAGAAAAGTCATTTTATAATTTTTTATGGAGAAGCATAGCCGAATCCTTGAAGAAGATTTTAATTTAA